A genomic region of Sideroxydans sp. CL21 contains the following coding sequences:
- a CDS encoding protein YgfX, translating into MQRHFKLRPSRTLALFFLILCLSTLVSIWLLPFPGLVLLVLSMIVLWWGGYCLLFDAGLRMGNSCVALRLEDGEEIVLVLRNGSHLTFRLSGDSLVTPYVVILNVARNELHGGRSVVIMLDTMGAESFRRLRVLLRWGDADNQAAA; encoded by the coding sequence ATGCAGCGTCATTTCAAGTTGCGCCCATCCCGTACTTTGGCTTTGTTTTTTCTCATCCTGTGTCTGTCAACGCTTGTTTCTATATGGTTGCTGCCCTTTCCTGGACTTGTGTTGCTCGTCCTGTCAATGATCGTGTTGTGGTGGGGCGGCTATTGCCTGTTGTTTGATGCAGGCTTGCGCATGGGAAATTCCTGCGTTGCGTTACGGTTGGAAGATGGCGAAGAGATTGTTTTGGTATTGCGCAATGGCAGTCATTTGACGTTCAGGTTATCCGGTGATTCCTTGGTGACTCCCTATGTTGTCATCCTGAATGTTGCAAGGAATGAGCTGCACGGGGGGCGCAGCGTAGTGATCATGCTGGACACGATGGGAGCGGAAAGTTTTCGCCGTTTGCGCGTTTTGTTGAGATGGGGCGATGCGGACAATCAAGCGGCGGCATAA
- the ylqF gene encoding ribosome biogenesis GTPase YlqF, giving the protein MAIQWFPGHMTSAKKKAAETMARIDVVIEVLDARVPEAGSNPMIRELRMHRQRPCLKVLNKTDLADPVATQAWIDYYNRQEGVHAVALSCKKAGDATKIPKLCLPLAPHRGTPLKPLRIMIMGIPNVGKSTLMNTLLKRRAVAVGDEPAITKNQQSFDLSDSIILIDTPGLMWPKIEYESDGLMLAASHSIGRNAIIDEEVAAFLGDLLLARYPNLLLARYKFPLEGLDGYALIEAIAKLRGYRIRGKDFDLEKAAMTLLQDYRTGALGRISLETPATRTEMLRTTTPVQEQTAEDQSDSD; this is encoded by the coding sequence ATGGCGATTCAATGGTTTCCCGGACACATGACCTCGGCAAAGAAAAAGGCCGCCGAGACCATGGCTCGCATCGATGTCGTCATCGAGGTGCTGGACGCGCGCGTGCCGGAAGCGGGGAGCAATCCGATGATCCGCGAGTTGCGCATGCATCGGCAGCGTCCCTGCCTCAAGGTGCTGAACAAGACAGACCTGGCCGACCCCGTCGCGACCCAGGCCTGGATCGATTACTACAACAGGCAAGAAGGTGTACATGCCGTCGCCCTCTCGTGCAAGAAAGCAGGCGACGCCACGAAGATCCCCAAGCTGTGCCTGCCGCTCGCCCCGCACCGCGGCACACCGCTCAAGCCGCTGCGCATCATGATCATGGGCATCCCCAACGTCGGCAAATCCACGCTGATGAACACCCTGCTCAAGCGCCGCGCGGTTGCGGTGGGCGACGAACCCGCCATCACCAAGAACCAGCAGAGTTTCGACCTTAGCGACAGCATCATTCTGATCGACACTCCCGGACTGATGTGGCCGAAGATCGAATACGAGAGCGACGGATTGATGCTTGCCGCCAGCCACAGCATCGGCCGCAACGCCATCATCGACGAAGAAGTCGCCGCCTTTCTGGGCGACCTGCTGCTGGCGCGCTACCCGAATCTGCTGCTGGCGCGTTACAAATTCCCGCTGGAAGGCCTGGACGGCTACGCACTCATCGAAGCCATTGCCAAGCTGCGCGGCTACCGCATCCGCGGCAAGGACTTCGACCTGGAAAAAGCGGCAATGACCTTATTACAGGACTACCGCACGGGCGCGCTCGGACGCATCAGCCTGGAAACTCCGGCAACGCGCACCGAGATGCTGCGGACGACAACGCCTGTCCAGGAACAAACTGCCGAAGATCAATCCGACTCGGACTGA
- the recR gene encoding recombination mediator RecR — MNPPSSLEELIKALRCLPGVGPKSAQRMAYHLLQRDRPGALHLARALDHAVESVKHCVKCNNFSEEEICPLCSSSRRETDLLCVVEMPADLLMMEQAQCFRGMYFVLMGRLSPLDGLGARELPLERLLKRAHELSCEVILATNFTVEGEATAHYLATLLRAQGIKVSRIARGLPVGGELEHVDSGTLAQAVLERRAVTE, encoded by the coding sequence ATGAATCCGCCTTCCAGCCTGGAAGAACTGATCAAGGCCTTGCGTTGTTTGCCGGGTGTGGGGCCGAAATCCGCGCAGCGCATGGCTTACCATCTGTTGCAGCGTGACAGACCGGGCGCTTTGCATCTGGCACGCGCGCTCGATCATGCAGTGGAAAGTGTCAAGCACTGTGTCAAGTGCAATAATTTTTCCGAAGAAGAGATATGTCCCTTGTGCAGTTCGTCACGGCGCGAGACGGATTTGTTGTGTGTGGTGGAAATGCCCGCAGACTTGCTGATGATGGAGCAGGCGCAATGCTTTCGCGGTATGTACTTCGTGTTGATGGGGCGATTGTCGCCGCTCGACGGGTTGGGTGCACGCGAACTGCCGCTGGAGCGATTGCTCAAGCGCGCCCATGAGCTTTCATGCGAAGTGATCCTGGCGACCAACTTCACTGTTGAAGGTGAAGCGACAGCGCATTACCTCGCCACCCTGTTGCGCGCGCAAGGCATCAAGGTGTCGCGCATCGCTCGTGGATTACCGGTGGGCGGAGAGCTTGAGCATGTAGATAGTGGTACTTTGGCGCAGGCCGTACTGGAAAGGCGAGCGGTGACGGAATGA
- the nadB gene encoding L-aspartate oxidase: MLRFDTLIIGSGLAGLSLALKLADRQKVAVITKKSLLDGASAWAQGGIAAVLSPEDSLEEHIHDTLIAGAGLCDPQTTRFVVEHGATAIDWLIAQGVPFTRDPGSDNGYHLTREGGHSHRRIIHAADATGQAVQDTIAAKARIHPNITLLERYIAIDLITGSKLGQDENRAYGAYALNSLSGEVITIEAQNTVLATGGAGKVYLYTTNPDTATGDGIAMGWRAGCRVSNMEFIQFHPTCLYHPHAKSFLISEAVRGEGGTLKLPDGTRFMPWHDERAELAPRDVVARAIDFEMKKRGLDCVYLDISHQPLEFLQEHFPTIYTRCLALGIDISKQPIPVVPAVHFTCGGLMTDLHGRTDVNGLYAIGETACTGLHGANRLASNSLLECLVFAESASRDILGKSPVKIPKLPQWDESQVTDADETVVISHNWDELRRFMWDYVGIVRTTKRLQRAQHRIKLLHEEINEYYSNFHISADLLELRNLVLTADLIVQSALSRHESRGLHFSKDYPQMLPEALPTVLTPRSYAAA, translated from the coding sequence GTGTTGCGTTTCGATACTCTCATCATAGGTAGCGGACTGGCTGGCCTGTCCCTCGCGCTCAAACTGGCTGACCGGCAAAAAGTCGCCGTGATCACCAAAAAATCACTTCTGGACGGTGCCAGTGCCTGGGCTCAGGGTGGAATTGCCGCAGTACTTTCCCCCGAAGATTCGCTGGAAGAACATATCCATGACACCCTGATCGCCGGAGCTGGATTATGCGACCCCCAAACCACCCGCTTCGTGGTCGAGCATGGTGCTACGGCCATAGACTGGCTTATAGCCCAAGGGGTCCCCTTCACTCGCGACCCCGGCTCTGACAATGGCTACCACCTCACACGGGAGGGCGGACATAGCCATCGCCGCATCATCCATGCCGCCGATGCCACCGGTCAAGCCGTACAAGACACAATTGCAGCCAAGGCGCGCATCCATCCCAATATCACATTGCTGGAACGCTATATCGCCATCGACCTCATCACCGGCAGTAAATTGGGGCAAGACGAAAATCGCGCCTATGGCGCTTACGCCCTGAACAGTCTGAGCGGTGAAGTGATTACCATTGAGGCTCAGAACACGGTTCTCGCCACCGGCGGTGCCGGCAAGGTCTATCTGTACACCACCAATCCGGACACAGCTACCGGAGACGGGATCGCTATGGGCTGGCGCGCTGGCTGCCGTGTCTCCAACATGGAGTTCATCCAGTTCCACCCCACCTGCCTCTACCACCCTCACGCAAAATCCTTCCTCATCAGTGAAGCGGTGCGCGGTGAAGGCGGCACATTAAAATTGCCCGACGGCACACGATTCATGCCTTGGCACGACGAACGTGCCGAACTGGCGCCGCGTGATGTCGTGGCCCGCGCCATCGACTTCGAGATGAAGAAACGCGGACTGGATTGCGTCTATCTGGATATTTCACATCAGCCTCTGGAGTTCTTGCAAGAGCATTTCCCGACTATCTATACGCGCTGCCTCGCGCTCGGAATAGACATTTCCAAACAACCGATCCCCGTCGTTCCGGCGGTGCATTTCACTTGCGGCGGGCTGATGACCGACCTGCATGGACGCACCGATGTTAATGGGCTTTACGCGATAGGCGAGACCGCATGCACCGGATTGCACGGTGCCAATCGCCTGGCCAGCAATTCGCTGCTGGAATGTCTGGTGTTCGCCGAATCTGCTTCGCGAGACATCCTGGGCAAGTCACCCGTAAAAATCCCCAAACTGCCGCAATGGGATGAAAGCCAGGTGACGGATGCAGACGAAACCGTGGTGATTTCTCATAACTGGGACGAGCTGCGCCGCTTCATGTGGGACTACGTCGGCATCGTTCGCACCACAAAACGGTTACAGCGTGCGCAACACCGCATCAAACTGCTGCACGAGGAAATCAACGAGTATTACAGCAACTTCCATATCAGCGCCGATCTGTTGGAATTACGCAACCTCGTATTAACAGCCGACCTCATCGTGCAAAGTGCGCTGTCCCGCCACGAAAGTCGCGGATTGCACTTCAGCAAGGATTATCCGCAGATGCTGCCTGAAGCGCTGCCAACCGTGCTGACACCGCGAAGTTATGCCGCCGCTTGA
- a CDS encoding adenylate/guanylate cyclase domain-containing protein: protein MEERGNKTIICSVLFLDIAEYSKKSVSGQISLKERFNAFLSIAIRDVPVNDRIILDTGDGAAISFLGDISDALHAALSMRSSLLNEGVRMEPPLLVRIGVNLGPVRLVKDINGQPNIVGDGINVAQRVMGFADPGQILVSRSYYDAVSRLSQEYAGMFHYQGSRTDKHVREHEVYAIGYPGDFTSTQRTLAKQSRHAGAAGFDAVLFRLENYWDIFVGTMARWERFAVATFRDASAKQRTAYVGVAVVAAFLLLALMVKLASRPEPKPAQIASIEPVKTDKLPASSVVETEQAKIVNETTKEVKESPKEIDTDAKKAARKSRKIAAAEEKAKDAKKNARIRTLAETTGAPAVVSLGVLPWGEIYLDGRMQGVSPPLMELQVVEGQHEIKIRNTTFPSVTRIITVKSGEKIKIKHRFAN from the coding sequence ATGGAAGAGCGGGGCAACAAGACCATCATCTGCAGCGTGTTGTTTTTGGATATAGCTGAATATTCAAAAAAATCCGTTTCGGGTCAGATATCTCTGAAAGAGCGTTTCAACGCTTTTCTTTCTATTGCGATCCGCGATGTGCCGGTTAACGACCGCATTATTCTGGATACGGGGGATGGTGCCGCAATCAGTTTTTTGGGCGATATCAGCGATGCTTTGCATGCAGCGCTGAGCATGCGCAGCAGCCTGTTGAACGAGGGCGTGCGCATGGAGCCGCCGTTGCTGGTGCGCATAGGAGTCAACCTCGGACCGGTGCGCTTGGTCAAAGACATCAACGGTCAACCGAATATCGTCGGCGATGGAATCAACGTTGCGCAGCGCGTGATGGGCTTTGCCGATCCTGGACAGATACTGGTGTCGCGCTCTTATTACGATGCAGTTTCCCGACTGTCGCAGGAATACGCAGGCATGTTCCATTATCAGGGTTCGCGTACCGACAAGCATGTGCGCGAGCACGAGGTGTACGCGATTGGCTATCCGGGCGACTTTACCTCTACCCAACGGACGCTGGCCAAACAGTCCAGACACGCCGGTGCAGCGGGTTTTGATGCGGTGCTGTTCAGGTTGGAGAATTACTGGGATATCTTTGTCGGTACCATGGCCCGGTGGGAACGTTTTGCTGTAGCGACTTTTCGCGATGCATCCGCCAAACAGCGCACTGCGTACGTCGGGGTGGCTGTGGTTGCAGCATTTTTATTGCTTGCGCTTATGGTCAAACTTGCGAGCCGTCCGGAACCCAAACCCGCGCAAATTGCTTCCATAGAGCCTGTTAAGACTGACAAGTTGCCGGCATCTTCGGTTGTCGAGACTGAGCAGGCCAAAATTGTCAACGAGACTACCAAGGAAGTTAAAGAATCGCCCAAGGAAATTGACACAGACGCAAAGAAAGCAGCTCGAAAATCAAGGAAAATTGCCGCTGCCGAAGAAAAAGCCAAGGATGCCAAGAAGAATGCACGCATAAGAACACTGGCTGAGACGACAGGTGCACCTGCCGTGGTGAGTCTGGGGGTTCTGCCTTGGGGCGAGATTTATCTGGATGGTAGAATGCAGGGGGTTAGCCCTCCCCTGATGGAGTTGCAGGTTGTTGAAGGTCAGCACGAGATCAAGATTCGAAATACAACCTTTCCGTCTGTCACTCGCATTATTACGGTGAAATCTGGAGAGAAGATAAAAATCAAGCATAGATTCGCCAATTAG
- a CDS encoding serine/threonine-protein kinase yields MISHLGRYEVVGELGQGAMGVVYKATDPLIDRIVAIKTITLSLAQEERDEYEARFYQEAKAAGRLSHPNIVTIYDVGRSGDIAYIAMEFLQGRELRDILNDDKLLPVDQVLDIVTQVAMGLAYAHEHGIIHRDIKPSNIMVGRDCQVKITDFGIARMASAGVRTQTGMVLGSPKYMSPEQVMGKLTDQRSDIFSLGVMLYEMLTGQPAFTGENVNAIMYQTLNAIPQPPKSLNPAVPEMLNFIVAKALAKDVENRYQNARDLANDLRACRGTIPSSVFSADVPKPVSAASATDDVPGVDSGDESDPGVTMRLSPSFDSAAATMRLAAMTASQEDVDELSKTFKMARPSIEEINRAAPQAPVFSKRTLNNPAHPAAETRPSRSGGILLMAIVALILIGLISALLF; encoded by the coding sequence ATGATCAGTCATTTGGGGCGTTATGAGGTTGTCGGTGAGCTCGGCCAGGGGGCAATGGGTGTCGTATACAAGGCAACCGACCCGCTGATCGACCGCATTGTTGCAATCAAGACCATCACCCTGAGTCTTGCGCAGGAAGAGCGCGATGAATATGAAGCGCGGTTCTACCAGGAGGCCAAGGCGGCCGGCCGGCTTAGTCATCCCAATATCGTCACCATATACGACGTGGGCCGTAGCGGAGATATCGCCTATATCGCGATGGAATTCCTGCAAGGCCGGGAGTTGCGCGACATCCTCAATGACGACAAGTTGTTGCCGGTCGACCAAGTGCTCGATATCGTGACACAAGTGGCAATGGGGCTGGCCTATGCGCACGAACACGGCATCATTCACCGCGACATCAAGCCTTCAAATATCATGGTGGGCCGGGACTGCCAGGTCAAAATCACCGACTTCGGCATTGCGCGCATGGCATCTGCCGGGGTGCGTACCCAGACAGGCATGGTTCTCGGTTCGCCGAAATACATGTCTCCAGAGCAGGTCATGGGCAAATTGACCGATCAGCGCTCCGATATTTTCTCGCTGGGTGTGATGTTGTACGAGATGTTGACCGGACAACCTGCATTCACGGGCGAGAACGTGAATGCGATCATGTATCAGACCTTGAATGCAATCCCCCAGCCGCCGAAATCCTTGAATCCTGCAGTGCCTGAGATGCTCAATTTCATCGTGGCCAAGGCACTGGCTAAAGACGTGGAAAACCGCTACCAGAACGCCAGAGATTTGGCGAATGATCTCCGTGCCTGCAGAGGTACCATACCGAGCAGCGTGTTTTCTGCAGATGTACCCAAGCCTGTCAGCGCTGCATCTGCGACAGATGATGTCCCGGGAGTGGACTCTGGCGATGAATCCGATCCTGGCGTGACGATGAGATTGTCGCCTTCATTTGATTCCGCTGCAGCAACGATGCGCTTGGCTGCAATGACGGCCAGTCAGGAAGATGTGGACGAATTGTCCAAGACCTTCAAAATGGCGCGTCCCAGCATCGAGGAAATCAATCGGGCCGCGCCACAGGCCCCGGTGTTCAGCAAGCGCACCCTGAATAACCCGGCACATCCGGCTGCAGAGACGCGCCCCTCCAGGAGTGGAGGAATTTTGTTGATGGCTATTGTCGCCCTGATCCTCATCGGGCTGATCTCCGCACTGCTGTTTTAG
- a CDS encoding fumarate hydratase gives MTTIRQQDFIDSIADALQFISYYHPADYVQALADAYKREESPAAKDAMAQILTNSRMCALGKRPICQDTGIVVAFVRVGMDVRWADATMSITDMVNAGVRKGYLLPDNVLRASIVSDPAGKRKNTGDNTPAVVHFELVPGDKVDVRIAAKGGGSENKSKMAMLNPSDDLVEWVVNQLPSMGAGWCPPGMLGIGIGGTAEKAVLMAKESLMEPIDMTALKARGAKNRIEELRIEIYDRVNALGIGAQGLGGLTTVLDVKILDYPTHAASKPVAIIPNCAATRHVDFELDGSGVAEFTPPRIEDYPDVHWQPAADARHVNLDTVTRADIAQWQPGDTLLLSGKLLTGRDAAHKRIVEMLAKGEKLPAGVDFNGRFIYYVGPVDPVRDEIVGPAGPTTATRMDKFTEAMLAQTGLIGMVGKAERGKAGLEAIKKHAAVYLMAVGGAAYLVSKAIRSAKVVAFADLGMEAIYEFEVQDMPVTVAVDTQGRSVHEIGPAEWKKRIGMIPVKQV, from the coding sequence ATGACCACCATCCGCCAGCAGGATTTCATCGACAGCATCGCCGACGCGCTACAGTTCATCTCCTACTACCACCCGGCAGACTATGTCCAGGCGCTGGCCGACGCATACAAGCGCGAGGAATCTCCTGCCGCCAAGGACGCGATGGCGCAGATACTGACCAATTCGCGCATGTGCGCCCTGGGCAAGCGCCCGATCTGCCAGGATACCGGCATCGTGGTGGCTTTCGTGCGGGTGGGGATGGACGTGCGCTGGGCGGACGCCACGATGAGTATCACCGATATGGTGAATGCCGGGGTGCGCAAAGGATATCTGTTGCCGGACAACGTGTTGCGCGCCTCCATCGTGAGCGACCCCGCGGGCAAGCGCAAAAACACCGGAGACAATACGCCGGCGGTGGTGCATTTCGAACTGGTTCCGGGCGACAAGGTAGACGTGCGCATCGCGGCCAAAGGCGGCGGTTCAGAGAACAAATCCAAGATGGCGATGCTCAACCCGAGCGACGACCTGGTGGAATGGGTGGTGAACCAGTTGCCCAGTATGGGCGCCGGCTGGTGTCCGCCGGGGATGCTGGGCATCGGCATCGGCGGGACTGCGGAAAAAGCGGTGTTGATGGCGAAGGAATCGTTGATGGAGCCCATCGACATGACCGCACTTAAAGCGCGCGGCGCAAAGAATCGTATCGAGGAATTGCGCATCGAGATCTACGACAGAGTGAATGCGCTGGGTATCGGTGCGCAAGGCCTGGGCGGTCTGACCACAGTGCTGGATGTGAAGATTCTGGATTACCCGACGCATGCAGCTTCCAAGCCGGTCGCGATCATTCCCAACTGTGCCGCGACGCGGCACGTCGATTTCGAGCTGGACGGCAGCGGCGTGGCGGAGTTCACACCGCCCCGGATCGAAGATTACCCGGACGTGCATTGGCAACCTGCGGCAGACGCCCGCCACGTGAACCTGGATACCGTGACGCGTGCCGATATCGCCCAATGGCAGCCGGGCGATACCTTGCTGCTGTCCGGCAAGCTCCTGACCGGGCGCGACGCGGCTCACAAGCGCATCGTGGAAATGCTGGCAAAAGGCGAGAAACTGCCCGCCGGCGTGGATTTTAACGGTAGATTCATTTACTATGTCGGCCCGGTCGATCCGGTGCGCGACGAGATAGTCGGGCCCGCCGGACCGACGACGGCGACACGCATGGACAAGTTCACCGAGGCCATGTTGGCGCAGACCGGTTTGATCGGCATGGTCGGCAAAGCGGAGCGCGGCAAGGCCGGTCTGGAAGCAATCAAAAAACACGCGGCGGTGTATCTGATGGCAGTGGGCGGAGCCGCCTATCTGGTGTCCAAAGCGATACGCAGCGCGAAAGTGGTGGCCTTCGCCGATCTCGGCATGGAAGCCATCTACGAGTTCGAGGTGCAGGACATGCCGGTGACCGTGGCCGTGGACACGCAAGGACGCTCGGTACACGAGATCGGCCCGGCAGAATGGAAAAAGCGGATCGGGATGATTCCGGTCAAGCAGGTTTAG
- the dnaX gene encoding DNA polymerase III subunit gamma/tau, whose translation MSATSVLARKWRPKNFAQLAGQEHVVQALTNALTQNRLHHAYLFTGTRGVGKTTIARIFAKSLNCESGITATPCGVCGACTEIDSGRFVDLIELDAASNTQVDNMRELLESALYAPTSGRFKVYIIDEVHMLSKSAFNAMLKTLEEPPSHVKFILATTDPQKIPVTVLSRCLQFNLKQLPPALILTHLQYVLGQENIPFENGALNLVARAAQGSMRDALSLLDQAIAYSSGKVDEGLVRTMLGAIDQGYLFDLLQTLRAGDGPGLLRIADDMAIRSLAFEAALQDLATLLHRIALAQTIPQAIPDDEPERVRLLELAQQFTPEEIQLDYQIVIHGRNEINLAPDEYAGFTMTLLRMLAFAPQNAGANAVQSAPRAAPVAPSVSKLIAAEPAPARQTVHAEQSPASDSGLDWNTLLSQLNLQGMARELAKNSVLASFTEGRVVLNLAPQHKHLQSNKIAQDKLQAALSEYFAKPIRLTVELGEAKDAATPAAVEQQEKQTRQQQAEEAIKHDAFVREAQVHLGAQVIENSIRPV comes from the coding sequence ATGTCAGCAACTTCAGTCTTAGCACGCAAATGGCGTCCCAAGAACTTCGCTCAACTGGCGGGGCAGGAACATGTCGTCCAGGCGTTGACCAACGCGCTCACGCAGAATCGCCTGCACCATGCTTATCTTTTCACCGGCACGCGCGGTGTGGGCAAGACCACCATCGCGCGTATCTTCGCCAAATCCCTGAATTGCGAATCCGGCATCACGGCCACACCGTGTGGCGTGTGCGGCGCCTGTACCGAGATCGACAGCGGACGCTTCGTCGACCTGATCGAGCTGGATGCGGCGTCGAACACCCAGGTCGACAACATGCGCGAGTTGCTGGAAAGCGCGCTGTATGCGCCGACCAGCGGGCGTTTCAAGGTATATATCATCGACGAAGTGCACATGCTGTCGAAGTCGGCGTTCAACGCGATGCTGAAGACGCTGGAAGAGCCGCCGTCGCATGTGAAATTCATTCTTGCCACCACCGATCCGCAGAAGATTCCGGTTACCGTGTTGTCGCGCTGTCTGCAGTTCAACCTCAAGCAGTTGCCGCCCGCGCTGATACTGACCCATCTGCAATATGTGCTGGGACAGGAAAATATCCCGTTCGAGAACGGGGCGCTGAACCTGGTGGCACGCGCCGCGCAGGGCAGTATGCGCGACGCCTTGAGCCTGCTGGACCAAGCCATTGCCTATTCGTCCGGCAAGGTGGACGAGGGATTGGTGCGCACCATGCTGGGCGCAATCGACCAGGGTTACCTGTTTGACCTGTTGCAAACGCTGCGTGCCGGAGACGGTCCTGGTCTGTTGCGCATCGCCGATGACATGGCCATACGCAGCCTGGCATTCGAGGCAGCATTGCAGGATCTGGCAACACTGTTGCATCGCATTGCGCTGGCCCAGACCATTCCGCAGGCGATTCCGGATGACGAGCCGGAGCGTGTACGTTTGTTGGAACTGGCGCAGCAGTTCACGCCGGAAGAAATACAACTTGACTACCAGATCGTTATTCACGGGCGCAACGAAATCAACCTCGCACCGGACGAATATGCGGGATTCACCATGACGCTGTTGCGCATGCTTGCATTCGCGCCGCAAAATGCCGGAGCGAACGCAGTGCAGTCGGCGCCGAGAGCTGCACCGGTGGCGCCGAGTGTATCGAAGCTGATTGCCGCCGAACCTGCGCCGGCACGCCAGACTGTTCATGCGGAGCAAAGCCCGGCGAGTGATTCCGGGCTGGATTGGAATACATTGCTGTCGCAACTCAACCTGCAAGGCATGGCGCGCGAATTGGCGAAAAACAGCGTGTTGGCAAGCTTTACAGAGGGGCGTGTAGTTTTGAATCTGGCCCCGCAACATAAACACCTGCAAAGCAACAAGATCGCCCAGGACAAATTGCAAGCTGCACTGAGTGAGTATTTCGCCAAACCGATCAGGCTGACTGTGGAGCTGGGGGAGGCGAAAGATGCTGCAACCCCTGCCGCTGTCGAACAGCAGGAGAAGCAGACGCGTCAGCAACAGGCTGAAGAAGCCATCAAGCATGATGCTTTCGTGCGCGAAGCTCAGGTGCACCTGGGTGCGCAAGTGATCGAAAACTCGATCAGACCAGTATAA
- a CDS encoding TssQ family T6SS-associated lipoprotein — protein MSGCRNALLGVVVIWLLSGCQELNSCDECWWYNRTASHKLSKGVENYEDGNYIASVEALNNVLQTKLADRDDKVSAYKYIAFIDCVSGREKMCYEAFRKALLLNPNFELTPAEAGHPVWGPVFRSAKAKFKK, from the coding sequence ATGTCGGGTTGCCGCAATGCGTTGCTGGGAGTGGTTGTTATTTGGCTCCTGAGTGGCTGCCAGGAGCTGAATTCTTGCGACGAGTGTTGGTGGTACAACAGGACTGCCAGCCATAAGTTGAGCAAGGGTGTCGAGAACTACGAAGATGGAAACTATATTGCCTCGGTGGAGGCATTGAACAATGTGCTGCAAACAAAGCTGGCCGATAGGGATGATAAAGTGAGCGCATATAAATATATCGCGTTCATCGATTGCGTTTCAGGGAGGGAGAAGATGTGCTATGAGGCATTCCGGAAAGCGCTGCTTTTGAATCCGAATTTCGAGCTGACCCCGGCTGAGGCGGGTCATCCGGTTTGGGGGCCAGTGTTTCGCAGTGCCAAGGCAAAATTCAAAAAATAA
- a CDS encoding YbaB/EbfC family nucleoid-associated protein, whose product MMKGGLAGLMKQAQQMQANMKKAQDELATVEVEGQSGSGMVKVTMTCSHEVRRVNLDQSVLDDKEMLEDLIVAALNDANKKVAETSQKRMSGFTAGMNLPPGMNLPF is encoded by the coding sequence ATGATGAAGGGCGGATTGGCCGGGCTGATGAAGCAGGCGCAACAGATGCAGGCGAACATGAAGAAGGCGCAGGACGAACTGGCTACTGTCGAGGTGGAAGGCCAGTCCGGTTCCGGCATGGTCAAGGTGACCATGACTTGCAGCCATGAAGTGCGCCGGGTGAATCTGGACCAAAGTGTGCTGGATGACAAAGAGATGCTGGAAGATCTGATCGTTGCCGCGTTGAATGATGCCAACAAGAAAGTTGCCGAGACTTCGCAAAAACGCATGAGCGGGTTCACCGCCGGTATGAATCTGCCGCCGGGTATGAACCTGCCGTTCTGA
- the rpoE gene encoding RNA polymerase sigma factor RpoE — protein sequence MGDREVDQQLVERAQRGDKHAFELLVAKYQRRLGRLISRFVRNAAEAEDVTQDAFIKAYRALPSFRGDSAFYTWLYRIGINTAKNHLVAQGRRAPTSTPFDADEAEDFEDAALLHEVATPENELMSKQVVEVVNSSLQELPDDLRTALTLREIEGLSYEEIAAVMDCPIGTVRSRIFRAREAIATNLRPLLGTSENTRW from the coding sequence ATGGGTGACAGGGAGGTCGATCAGCAACTGGTGGAACGTGCGCAACGCGGCGACAAGCATGCGTTCGAGTTGCTGGTGGCGAAATATCAGCGTCGTCTGGGGCGCCTGATCTCGCGTTTTGTGCGCAATGCAGCTGAGGCAGAGGATGTGACCCAGGATGCATTCATCAAGGCGTATCGCGCTTTGCCTTCATTTCGCGGGGATAGCGCGTTTTACACTTGGTTATACCGGATCGGTATCAATACCGCCAAGAATCATCTGGTAGCTCAAGGTCGGAGAGCGCCGACAAGCACCCCGTTCGACGCGGATGAAGCTGAAGATTTCGAGGATGCTGCGCTGTTGCATGAAGTGGCGACGCCCGAAAATGAGTTGATGAGCAAGCAAGTAGTGGAAGTGGTGAACTCTTCGTTGCAGGAACTGCCTGATGACTTGCGTACTGCTTTGACATTGCGCGAGATTGAGGGGTTGAGTTATGAGGAGATCGCGGCGGTAATGGATTGTCCGATTGGAACCGTCAGGTCGAGAATTTTCAGGGCACGCGAGGCGATTGCAACCAATCTGCGTCCTTTGTTGGGTACGAGTGAAAATACAAGGTGGTAA